The Desulfurella sp. DNA window TCTAAGCTTGAGGATGGGAAAAATTTACCAATTGAAATTTTATATGCATTGTCAGATGCTTTGCCCAGTAATGTATGGTTAACGAGAGTTGAAAAGCAAGCCAATACTTTGAATATTTCAGCGTCAAGCCTGGATATAGATTCTATATCACTTTTTATGAATAATTTACTAAATCAAAAAATTATAAAAGATGTAAGGTTTAATCAAGGCGTAACAAAAACAAATGATCAAAAACAAAATATTTATCAATTTACGCTTATTTGTGAATTGAGGTGATTATGGCCCAAAACAAATTTATTAATAAAAGCTCACTTTCAAGTCAATTTAGTGATATACCACAATCTCAAAAGATTCTTATAGGTGTAATTATAGTAATTGGT harbors:
- a CDS encoding PilN domain-containing protein — its product is MIEINLLTSIGEKPKQKGLKDNFWLILLVVVLFEIAVMFGISAFEKSKIKHLEEKRNYLSNLSIKIKVIENDQQKANQLINTISKLEDGKNLPIEILYALSDALPSNVWLTRVEKQANTLNISASSLDIDSISLFMNNLLNQKIIKDVRFNQGVTKTNDQKQNIYQFTLICELR